The following DNA comes from Sander lucioperca isolate FBNREF2018 chromosome 2, SLUC_FBN_1.2, whole genome shotgun sequence.
AAAACGTCATGgtaaaagcttaaaaaaaaaaaaaaaacgtcaaaaagcgcagaaaaaatATCGACAGAAACttcgaaaaagtgacaaaagtgtcgaaaaagacgaccaaaacgttggaatttgttttacatttcgacccagaaaaacaaaaagttgcatgttcGACGGGGAATACAACACAACTAGGGTTAAtgagttattttgttttgccaaaacaaataatgtaggctacatatgcCTATATGCACAACGCAGCATGTAGTCGTtgtattacaaaataaagtcactacTGTAGATTTGCATGCGTATTTACATTTTCTTGGATCTGCATCTTGACAGTCACAAACACTACAGTTAAAACATACATATTTTAAAAGAAAGTTaattatataattcaatgtTATTCAATTGTTCCAGATGTTGGCAGTGTACTGTCAAAAAATATTGATGTTCTTATTATTGTGTCGTAGCGGCAGGTTATAAACTTACTGAATATGTTTATCAGAAGAGattaataacaagtttacagTAATACACTAGTCAGCCTGGTGCATTGTCTTACTTCTCTGAAATTAATGACAAGCGTCACAAAGTCAGTGTGAAAAACCTTTCTGCAGATTATGGGACTCGTGGTGTGTTCAATGACAGGATGGCAGTGAAACGCTCACCTGAACAGGCAGGCTACAAAGCTGACAGCCTTTAAGGGTTTAGAATgaatatacatttacatttattttacaattcGTTCTTTGTATTAAAAGCGTTATACCATGTTTACATATAATAGGCTACACAACCACAGCAGACTAAATagtcaaaaaaaattatgtcCTCTGTCTTTTCCTTGATCTGGATGGAAAACATCATGAAGTCAAGGAATGATGTGAAGAAGAATTCATGAGGACTGAGGAGAAGACAACCGAGGTGCAGAGAATCGGACTTGGCTAGTAATGATGTGACATTGAGCTTGACCCATAGTAGGTGCTAAAAATCAGGTCGGCTCTGCTGCAGCAGTTTTCAccactctgttttttttatcgGTCTCTTGTGAGTCCCTCAACTTTATGGGTGAGAAATACCACATCTCTGGAGAGCCCCATTAATGAGATGACAGTGTTTGAAATGACCCACCTCCAGGATGAAGTAGAGAAGGAGCAGAAAGATGCTATCAAATTGCATCATGGGGAAACTAGAAGtcaaccaaaataaaacaagaatatTTGGacgttaaaaaaagtgttaagtCTAACGAAATGTACTAAAGAAAATTcaaattggttaaaaaaaaattgtctgtAGACttctcctaaattcaccaaacgttttagataatgcctcatttgcatattgaacataataaataatatataacataacatttcagaaaacttgtgaGTTGTCAGCTGGGGTAGATTCACGGTGATTATTAGCTACGATTGTTACACTATTGTGgctggttagctcagttggtagagcgggtacACAtgcagaggtttactccttgacgcagaaggtccagggttagagtccgacctgtgacggttttcctgcatgtcttccccccctctctctctcccctttcatatctcagtgttcctatctaataaaggcagaaatgccccaaaTGTTATTCTATTTACCTGTAGTGGCTCCCCTTTTACTGCAACGGTTTGACTTTGTTAGGAAATGAGAGCTGAGCACCAGGCTGCAGAACACAAACCAAACGATCAGTGAATAATCAAAGCTACTGACCTCGTCACAGATTTTGGGGTTTTTCTTCAGAAGAACTAgaaatgaatggatgaataCCGGACCACTCAGTTGTTAACTGTAGCAACATCACTACTACACATCACTGAAAGGGCGAAGGAAAGGAACTTCCTGTTGACGTCACTGGAGGAGCCACGTCTTCACACCAACGTCAGATTCATCCATCAAAGATCTGAATTCCTTAACCGAACGTTTAACTCTTACAGAAATGGTTTCCTGTATCACACGGAGTTTCATGTTCTTACATGTCGAACGGcacaaataataattataacagTAATACAGGCAGAGTGAGAGAAAGTATATAATAATACCAAATAATACAGGTGATAAAATGGACAAGGCTGAATATACACACTGTTTATCTCTTTTGTTTGATttgcacaaagaaaaaaaacacacggcTGTCATGGTAACAACATTAAGAAATGTTACTTTTACACATTCCAGCCcataatatacaatagttaCCTGAAACaagagcagcagcagttctATATTTTCTACACGTGTGTCAGATCTTAATCtgccgctgaaaatagtcccctacacatttcctgtttgataaaaactacagtgaccagctgTTTGAGAAACTTACTGATCAAAGtcaatatttatgtttttatagaTTTACGTCTTCAGTAGGGAGATGTTCCAGGTGTTTGACATCACCTCTCTGTCGTCACAGTTACTGTCGCTAGGCAACTGAGCACTTCagagctgcagcagctgctgtcgACCTGCTGGAGGAGAGGCTGAGAggccaacagacagacagacagacagacagacaggtgagtgtCTTCAGAGAGGACAGTTTATCTGAACAGCAGACTGACAGCTGTCCAGGTGAGAGTGTCAGcagctaaacacacctgcaggTCTCCATGACAGCAGCCGTCCAGCAGtttgagacagacagacgtttcATTCATCAGCTTCTGTCTCACTGAGTCACTGAGCTGACAGTCTGAAGACACAGCAACCAGCAACTTCAACAGGCAACGCAGCAACACGGCAACATGACACGCCattctgagagacagacagagagacggacaaCAGTATCAGTTCCTCTGTTTGGCATCCAGAAGTCAGAGTTGAGTTTCTGTTTCAGCTCCAAAGATTTAAAACCATGTACTGGTGATTTTGTATGTTAACATTTGGTGTCCTTTATGtgtgaaacaaataaacataaacCATCCACCTGAACtatcagatcagatcagatctgtgtgtgtgtgtgtgtgtgtgtgtgtgtgtgtgtgtgtgtgtgtgtgtgtgtgtgtgtgtgtgtgtgtgtgtgtgtgtgtgtgtgtgtgtgtgtgtgtactgaccGTGGCCAGGCTGCTCTGGTTGTTCTCTGCAGGACCTCGAGGATCTTCAGTCGGCTCGTCTCTTCAGGTGGATCTCTGACCTCCAGGTATCCCAGCACCACCCGCTCCACCTGCCGCAGGTGTCTGCACACCGCCACGCCCATCCTGACCCCGCACACAAACCAAACACACCCTTAGAGCCCTGCTGCGACACAGCTAACTCCACCCGCTGCTCCAGGAGCAAGCATCAAAAGCTCCTACCTGTCTATGTACAGAGGCAGAGCGGAGGCGTAGACACGTCGCAGCGCCACCTTGTCCTCCGCCTCCATGTGTCTCAGGACCAGACGAAGCACGTCGTCATGGCGACAGGGCTTCCTgcgggaggaggagggggcgagagaggaggggggcttctccaaaaccaacaacaggTCCAAAAGACAGGACAGGACcgactacagacagacagaaagaaaggcaggcaggcaggcaggcaggcagacagacagacagacaggcaggcagacaggcagacagatctttcattaaagtttatttatatatgttgGCTAATAAGTAAGAACAAAATATCAGAGATGTCTGAGGTCATTTGCAATACTTTGTTGTCATTACATAGTTTCATCTagttttaagttgatatggttTTGTCTACAGGAAGTTGTAGTTCagaacaaactgtgtgtgtgtgtgtgtgtgtgtgtgtgtgtgtgtgtgtgtgtgtgtgtgtgttacctgtatgACAGCAGTCTCTGTAGTGTACAGGTGTTTGAATAACGCCTGGTAGATAACTTCTGCTCTGTTGAACTGACGCAGATCTGCAGCAGGCTGAACACACATAATCATCATCAATATAAAAACATGCACATTTGGAGTTTTGTCGAAAACGTTCTTGCTCCTGCGTGTTGTAGCTGTTTTACAAAAGATGTTTAAAATCATTCACAGGCTCTAATTTTCTTCAGGAGTAGATGAGAAGAGTTTCAGGCCAGATGTTTTGGTCCTGTCTGCAGCTCTAAGGAGTTTTGGGGGTTTTAACATTCCTTCACATGTATATTCAGGCTGCTCCCTGATCACCACTAACCAGGCTGcagctctctgctgctccaccACTGATCCTCCTCAGATGGAAAAAGATGCAGGATTGTTTCATAAACACTAACTGGAGGACGAAAACTCCTCAATCTCAGAGAGAACACTTAGAAGATCTCactttttctgctgttttcaaAACTGGATAAATCCCTGTTAATATGTCTGATTTTACAAtgttcctttgtgtgtgtgtgtgtgtgtgtgtgtgtgtgtgtgtgtgtgtgtgtgcgcatgctcACCGTGTTGAGCACGATGTGGTGCAGACAGCGAACTCCCAGCATGCAGTTCTCTGGTCTGTAGTGGTCgttgaggaggagggagggggggaggaggtggGACAGGTGAGGGGTGAGAGAGGGGCGGGTCAcctgcgcacgcacgcacgcacgcatgcatgcgcacacacacacacacacacacacacacacacacacacacacacacacacacacacacacacacacacacacacacacacacacacacacagttaggagagaaaggaaaggaggTGCTGCCTTCCCACAATTCCTTGCTTCATCAAtagataacattttattttcctcttttcattattataattactgtttttttcataagatacgtacatgctggaataatgttacatatcacagatagtttaaagaaaacagtggatttttaatttattttttatttctttatttaacatgatcgtagaaggtgcaatatgtagctaAAAAAATCGCAAATTGAATCGTAATCGCAacatctggcagaaaaatcgcaactagaattttttttccaaaaagttCAGCCCTACTACaatgattgtgtgtttgtgactgaTCTGTCAAAACACCGGTGACATTCAGTACTGCACCTGAACGCATCCTGTATGACACTAACACAGGACTGAAGCTGCTAAGTCTGGAGCTGTTTTCTTAAAGCAAAATCATTTTTGAGAGATTAACTAATAAAGTTAAAATGATTAATATCTCCACATGTAGTTTAACGGACTGCTGTCCGTTTTATAACTTATTTGATGACCTCATCACTAAATAAAAGTCAAAGGTCAAACAGACCTGCAGGAGCGTCCACGCAAACACCAACTTCACTGCTTCGCAGCGCTGCCACGAGTCCctgcaaaaaacacaaacacacacacacacacacacacacacagttagttcCAACTTCCTGTAAACAAAACCAAACCATGATCTTGAGAAACTGATTCTCACTTGGTCAGTTGATGCTGCAGGACATCCAGGATTCCTCCCAGAATTCCTCtgttcttccctccctcctccccctcctccctctgactcCTGTCCCCCATCAGAAGGTGGGGGGAGTCCCTCCAGCCCCCCGCCCTCAGCAGCGCCTCCTGCAGGCTCTGAGCCGCTGCTCTGGAGGAGCAGCTGGTCCATGCCTGATCCTGATAAAGAAACAgattgaaaaattaaaaataaataaccttCTATTATGGTCTgttattttacatgtttttgtgtgtctgaagAACCCCCTGAATAGAAGATTGGTTCATCACCAAAGTAAAATGtgaaatttaaataaatgtaacagACCATTACCTTTAATAACATGACAGATTACTCTGGGTTTTTAACTATGTTGGAACAAGTTGGGATAATGTAAGTaaacaactcaacaaaatatataacataagTCGAGTCGTTTTTAGTCAAAATTTTAATGTGGAAATGTGAgttttcatgtttgtgtgttttacttttcttttctttttttctacctTCCAACGAATGTTTGGAAGATAGTTTCCATTCATTTCCACACAGAATTAAAATCAAATAAGTCAAGAAACTTGCTGGAGTTGCAAACTTGTAAACCTCCCTTCTTCTGATGTATTTGatcttcattttattttatctatttataAAATAGGGTTAAgaagacatgcaataataataataatagtcctattaaaatgtcatattttTGTATGATTTCTGGGTGTGTGCCatgatcatttttttaaatcttttatttgttttttgaagACATCTTGTGGTATCTACTTAAAAGAAAACTATTAAGAGGCGACACATAAGAAATCGATCACTCTAATAATTTACTGCTAATATTtgatttctctctttttgtcaacCTTCTGTATCTGTTGTCAGGTAACAGTACAGActgtttaaaataaattaaataaacctcAATAACCTGATGTTGACTCAAACAAGAGTTAGTTGATTTTTAAACTTGTATGAAAATGAAACCAGACTTGGTTAAGATTTTTCTGTCCAGACTCACCTGGAAATGAGTGACAGCGAACACAGCCACAGCTGGAGCTACAGCAAGCAGCAGACTAGTCTGACGGCCTCTGTTTCCCAAAGTTCCCAGCAGCGCTGTGAGGCTGGAGCATACTGGTCCAGCTCTGCTAGGGATGCTCTGATAGGCTGCGGCCGGCAGAGAGTCACAGTCACCCTCACAGAGCGGCAGAGCTGCACAGCCAATCAGAACGTTGACCAGAGAGCTGTACGCATCCTGAAGCTCTGCCCACCCATTATCCTGATTGGCTGGGAACAGCCAATGGGGATCTGCTGTTTGGAAGAGCCTTTCCACACGACCAATCAGAGAGCTTTTTTCACAGTCAGTGGACGCACCAATCAGCTTCTCCTGCAGCCGAGACAGGAGCTCTGTGAttggaggaagggagggagaggggaggggcttCTCAGAGGACGAAGATGATAGATGAAGGTCATGAAGTAAACATGCAAGCTCCATACTGAagggaagaaagaaaggaggaaggaggaaagaaagaagagaggagggcGTAGGGAGGAAGAGAGTAGGAAGGGAAGAAGGAAGAGAGAAGGAATGGTGAATGTGATGATGGAGGAAAAAATTAAACAGAAGAAATACTTGCAGTTAGTCATCAGAATGATCTAATTCTTGGCATTGcgcgatgtctcactctgtagctaaaacagagagctcaacacacagggtgaaaagaggagctgcagcaatttgcagtacaacaaaaatatggtgttttttgaaaattaaaccatgtaaacctattctgatataacctctaaatacaattatgaacctgaaagtgagcataatatgagcactttaaagttgaACGAGAGCAAAACTAATATTTTACTAGGAgatagggttgcacgatattgacaaaatgtgatattgcgatatcgattatgaatattgcgatatcgatatacattttgatatttttaaacatatgtaaaattacaaaagttacgggaaaacgcatcaaaatagattcataacaaattaaacaagttttcttacaacacaaggtttatttcaaacatattggactggtacaacatgaataaataaataaggaccatgtctacagaacaggacatgttttactggttgtacagtataaaataaataaataaagagaacaggtcacaacttttctttcacttctctgattcgttccttTTTGTTGTCTAtcaatttcttcacttacactgtcactctgtcgaaatatgcacacacgtggtacgcttcATAGGggttgtcacgtagtggacccgtgcgctaaCGTGTACTAACATGTACAAGTGGCACgctaactggccaatgaaacatgatcattatagctatatggctctaaatcaaacacaactaagccacacagccaacggacgggacgcagcgctccacaatatCAACAAAacattgcatacttattgcgacactttcgcgataacgatattgagtcgatatatacCTTGCACCCCTAGATaaaatattgcgcaacgtgatattgcgataatgatattgagtcgatatatcttgcacccctactaGGAGGTAATTTAACAGCTAAAGTACGACGATTTCTAAATCCGAAAGATGCTGAACCGTAATGCACTTTTTTTACTGGCTAATGCCAGACTTCTGTTAATTGAAAACTCTGCAGCTCAGAAGCAAGAGGAGAGAACACATCGGTCTAGGTTGAGCTGCTCTGCGCTAGCGTCCTGTAACTTTAGGATTTGATTTAAGGCCTTCTTCCTAATACTAGGGTACAAAGCCTCAACTGGCAATGACTAAGTTACATTGCTCACACAGATTTAAATTCACAAACCGACTCTCAGTtagtattgtgttttttttgtttgagtcTGTAATGTTAGTTCagtttctatttctttctaggTAGTagggtttttgtttgttgttttggccTGACGTTTTACAACTTCTAGGCCTACTCTTAGTTGGTATACCATTTCATATCATTTTTgtttgctgtaaaaaaaaaacatatttgttaCACTGACTTGAGGTGTCTGGACAGTTTGCTTATCTGTGTCCTGATTTTGCTTTTCTTTAAGAGATCCGAGTAATATTGTGTCATAAAAACGGACCTTAGATCAGCAGCGGATACTGTTCTTCTTCCATCGATGTGGAGAAACAACAGATTCTTCTTTAATTTGACATAGTTTTCTTTCAGATTCGCGGCACGCAGACTGAAACCTCCGGACGTTTTACTGGGAGGGACAGTGTGTTCGGATAAATATCTCCGGCCGCGTACATCTCCGCATTAAAGGTTCCGACGCCCCGGAATGTTTTCGACACATCTTTACTAACAAAAAGTTTGCTTACTGCTGAGGGTGCGGCCATGATAATTTAACatgtattaattaattacttctACACTACTACACTTACTACAACATAATGCCACTGTTGTTATGGCATGCCGTTTAGGAAAttattatatagcctatatatctatctataaattgcaggaacgtctgtctgtctgtctgtctgtctgtctgtctgtctgtctgtgtggtatgcgcatatctctcgaaccgttagtccgatggatttcaaacttgacaggtgtcttgctacaaGCATGAGTAAGTGCGGTGCCAAGTTTGATATTGTTTgaattagaaatgcaaaagatatcattaaatatatatcggtaaaagaagcacatattggcttttgccgctctagccgctggccactccccctctcacacagTGAGCACAGCGCAGGACCAGACACAGAGAGGTTCGAGGaaagcagcggagctttggcagctaaaatgtgaaatacacctcagacccacaaaaatgtgcaaagtagcactactttggactgtctttgactttgaataaacaaatgacaattcccgaatttaaggacgtttaagaatcccacacatgcaaaacacaaccagctacagataacaagtggcagacagagcgtgatgccacttataggcaggctatctgtgtatctgtatgtatgtatgtgtgtccgtgtttgggggcaggtttggggggaaggtaacctgcacattACATGCAGACCccacatgcagaacgctttaCAACAGCGGGGTTACAGCCTTTcactcttttcctgctattgtgttaaattgctgtgagctgacagaacataacgtaatcccggagattattccttcacagcgctgtgcaatgcaaGAAAATCTCAAGagttgaaccgggcagacacatcAGTTTCATCAGACACACCCTGGGTCTGCtgtctactgctaacttacaacactaataacatttccgtcgccaaaatacccctgcaaatcaaatccatacttcaccgttaaccgtcaagccactaaatttgtatggaaattaacacctctgctgaagtgttaaattcgttaacgatcatagacacctctctctctctctctctctctctctctctctctctctctctctctctctctctctctctctctctctccacagtccggttctggtggttaatgaacgcagatatgtgctgattagctctcataagggaccgtttggtatttatggaatggaccaccggaggaaaatagggcagggtcatgtctttttattctttgttgaggggagggtcatccaaacattttttgtctaggaaggggggtcacccaacttttgtattcataaaagcagcaacatttcaaagtgacttgtttggtgcatattttttcatgtagctcttagtctcggccctccttcgctaccagatgggtctgacccatgagtttgctggggggcagagggagtgtcactgcccgatgtgagtcaagtgcagatgtgagtcgcgcatgctcagatttaaactatttgcggcataacgtgtcatactgacgtttgtgaaatctataaaataataaacgtttctctttacatacaataacagaagatggtaatcatttcaaaaacgtagctatctatgacggtttggttgctaacgttagctcaaaataccattcaagtgacagcctttgttgtgtttgattaacttttagctagcagtcatttcaaaaactttttagctatctatgactgtttgattgctaatgTTAGCCCAAAACGCCATTAAatgacagcctttattgtgtttgattgctaacttgtagccagcagcagcagtcatttcaaaaacgttttagctatctatgattgtttgattgctaacgttagctcatagactgtgcgttagctcaaaaagccgttagcatcttgtaggctacttgtcgcaaagtgacgcatgcgcgactcacatctgcactcgactcacatcgggcagtgacagggagcactgccccctggtggctgaaacgggtaactgcattgtttaaaaaatgagtggaataattaattatatccagtgttgccacagttactttgaaaaagtaacttagttactttacagattacttgattttaaaagtaatttagttactttacagattacttgattttaaaagtaactaagttagattacaagttactttattagttacattcagtagctgctgacaacacccctccgcctcaacataaaaatgacaaccgtgACAAAGCTGTTCTGTGAGGCAACTCGGCATTGAcagtagtagggatcttgtttattatcgcacgaaacgaaggcgagtcaaccgtgtttaagggcagcatttcctctacaacatactgcccgaccaacttcttcaactctcccccacttactggttttgcaccgaagtccagcttttgttgtttgggtggtgggggacctcctgctctctgctttgcaccacctggtgggacttgctctgtaagtttgactgtgcggtgctgcgactccaaatgtttcttcaaatttgacgtagtgtttttgtagctagatagcactttgtcgccaccagtacaacgaaccttaatattgccatctttagctgacacaaactcaaaatagtgactgtatttccagctagaaaacgcgcatctctctcctccctccattgttgtttacgtttgtgtcgctgcgtggtacacgttaactgtccacatgctgaaaacgtgacttgtcgtcgcatacgtgacttcactccccgagacgcaagaagaaagcaaaaacaatatttttattaaggaaaatgacaaaaatagtaacgcacagtgacttggataagtaactttaatctgattactggtttggaaatagtaacgcgttagattaggctactcgttactgaaaaaagtggtcagattagagtaacgcgttacccggcatcactgattatatctggcatgaccagatattttataaatatcttaaataacacaaaacaactaaatggtggtaggtaatgcatcagatttcatatactgcttcagtaaaaaaaaatattacctggctgatgatgggaggagcaggacgcaaaaaacgaaagtttgTTGCACtatgtctggacatcttgccgtgccaaccttgcaataaaggtttcctaaatgccatctatatacatgtgatgtcagcttactaattgattgtgggttttgtgtagatttggacttgtatacgtttattccactttgtttaaacggcgaagtggagcggcctcgttcacctgtttggagctggctggtgaatatGACGCTCGTATCGACCTTgatggatacaccgtgaccctttttgtgaatctactgatcgctgtggattattttttctcgtgtcattggattacggcaaaatacggatcttttttctaaacgtgtcttaacgttttatggtgtgactgcgcttcgtttctgcgtttggagaggcatctcaacagaatgtaggtcCAACACGGTTTGTTCACTGTTaaattttagttgaatttaagtgtcagGGCAtcccgccaccgtctgtctgttgcgttccaagacagctgtgctgcgattggatttcataagggcgaattgttaaattgttacaatgtaatttaaaatctgctttaaaaataaacatatatgttttggaatataatgttcagcttcggcagctttacctatgtgctaaaatatacaatgacgaagcctagtgacgagtccatagcaaccagtgttgaattggtt
Coding sequences within:
- the tti2 gene encoding TELO2-interacting protein 2 isoform X2, with protein sequence MELACLLHDLHLSSSSSEKPLPSPSLPPITELLSRLQEKLIGASTDCEKSSLIGRVERLFQTADPHWLFPANQDNGWAELQDAYSSLVNVLIGCAALPLCEGDCDSLPAAAYQSIPSRAGPVCSSLTALLGTLGNRGRQTSLLLAVAPAVAVFAVTHFQDQAWTSCSSRAAAQSLQEALLRAGGWRDSPHLLMGDRSQREEGEEGGKNRGILGGILDVLQHQLTKDSWQRCEAVKLVFAWTLLQVTRPSLTPHLSHLLPPSLLLNDHYRPENCMLGVRCLHHIVLNTPAADLRQFNRAEVIYQALFKHLYTTETAVIQSVLSCLLDLLLVLEKPPSSLAPSSSRRKPCRHDDVLRLVLRHMEAEDKVALRRVYASALPLYIDRMGVAVCRHLRQVERVVLGYLEVRDPPEETSRLKILEVLQRTTRAAWPRMACHVAVLLRCLLKLLVAVSSDCQLSDSVRQKLMNETSVCLKLLDGCCHGDLQPLLQQVDSSCCSSEVLSCLATVTVTTER
- the tti2 gene encoding TELO2-interacting protein 2 isoform X1, with product MTQYYSDLLKKSKIRTQISKLSRHLNMELACLLHDLHLSSSSSEKPLPSPSLPPITELLSRLQEKLIGASTDCEKSSLIGRVERLFQTADPHWLFPANQDNGWAELQDAYSSLVNVLIGCAALPLCEGDCDSLPAAAYQSIPSRAGPVCSSLTALLGTLGNRGRQTSLLLAVAPAVAVFAVTHFQDQAWTSCSSRAAAQSLQEALLRAGGWRDSPHLLMGDRSQREEGEEGGKNRGILGGILDVLQHQLTKDSWQRCEAVKLVFAWTLLQVTRPSLTPHLSHLLPPSLLLNDHYRPENCMLGVRCLHHIVLNTPAADLRQFNRAEVIYQALFKHLYTTETAVIQSVLSCLLDLLLVLEKPPSSLAPSSSRRKPCRHDDVLRLVLRHMEAEDKVALRRVYASALPLYIDRMGVAVCRHLRQVERVVLGYLEVRDPPEETSRLKILEVLQRTTRAAWPRMACHVAVLLRCLLKLLVAVSSDCQLSDSVRQKLMNETSVCLKLLDGCCHGDLQPLLQQVDSSCCSSEVLSCLATVTVTTER